Sequence from the Cololabis saira isolate AMF1-May2022 chromosome 9, fColSai1.1, whole genome shotgun sequence genome:
tatcagtcaggatattttattacattattggcgaagttattacattattggattttattacgttttcgattgagttaagtgcaaattttattacattttcaggaaattgttacattatagggtgaaattattacattatagggtgaaattattacattataggagctaCACAGCCACCTGAAATCTCCACCATCCTTTTAAAGTTATAAGGATTacctaatacaaaaaaaagaccaaaagtaAGGTCTTTACTGGAATAGCAACAGCAACTGTGATTTACCTTAAAAATGTTCCAATTCTTAGTTCTTATGGTGAATTATTAGGGGATTTTGGTCAAAATTCTACTGATTTCAgcttcctctcctccctctccgTCAGCGGCTGCTGGGAGAGGATCTTATCGTGCAGGCGGTGGTGTTTGCCGATGCCTAGTTTAGGTAGCCCACGGTTCAGCCCCTCCAGCAGCACACAGGACTTGCAGAGCGTCTGGCTGGAGATGTATCCGCAGCGGTGGCAGGTTCCCTGGACCGGCATCTTCACGCCCTCCCGCACAGACAGGTTCTCCCCGGAGTGGATGATGTCGATGATGGAGCTGGGTCTGATACTCTCCAGGTCCTTCAGGAAGGTCCTAGCGTAGCCGCGGTACGCGTTAGGAGAGTAGATGCACTCGGTAGAAAAGTAGTCTAACTTCTTAAAATAAGCATACAGGACTATTTCTTTCTCGTAAGCGTATTTGAGGGGCTTGCAGCGCGGCACCACTCCCTCCCCCTCGCTGGCCGTGGAGATGGCCGTGCAGCGACGCAGACGAGCGATGTCGCCTCGCAGGACGTTCATCAGAACAGTTTCTGCAACGTCGTCAGCGTTGtgacctgaaataaataaagaggtACATTCAGCATTTTGTCTGGAAACggaagttaaaggagcttgaggcaggatttatgaaaaaaaatgcgtatacgttaggaatgggtgatattttaccgttcacgataaactgtcgaaaaaattccccacggtaagaatttggcATCTCGCAGAAAGAAAggacgaaagaaagaaagaaagaaacccgttgtttttgtgtaacaaacatggcggaaggcggatctgagagcgaggagctcgagtcattccagttttgcagcacAGGTAGACTAATttgattggtttttattaattaataatttatttcacaattttcacctgtttcaagtaaatttttaacttgaaataagtaggaaaatctgccagtgggacaagatttatcttcttattaaaagcaaaacaatattgttccactggcagatttttctacttatttcaagtgaaaatctacttgaaacaggtgaaaattgttgttttttccagtgatgagtcttgttttaagtgcaatgggatttttttttactaaaatgagacattttaactagaaatgagacaaatattcttgttaagattgtgagtttttgcagtgatccatgttacttatcctgtgaaggacagagtcatattgataagttcagaaaagtgttttttattgttgtgttttgatgtatttgatgtaagcccagtggatatttaaagcttacagaaggctgcatttaactgctgctatgtcattcctgcagtatttctgcagctgttttggtcactgctattatttgtaatatattatattatttgtaatcagcacaaattatctgtccccatatgatcaaatccaccatcccccctgatttatttttttttacaactcgagtactggatgtaACCCttgtaaaataaaggttttttaactttttaaaatccaccagagtgcctgcatttCTTCTTTTGAGGTATTTGTATATattcctgcctcatgctcctttaagaatagTTGATGTATTAGAACAGCGTTTACCTGTACATATCTTATTTTAAGAATAGTTTATGTATTTAACAGCGTTTACCTGTACATATCTTATTTTAAGAATAGTTTCTGTATTTAACAGCGTTTACCTGTACATATCTTATTTTAAGAATAGTTTCTGTATTAGAACAGCGTTTACCTGTACATATCTTATTTTAAGAATAGTTTCTGTATTTAACAGCGTTTACCTGTACATATCTTATTTTAAGAATAGTTTCTGTATTTAACAGCGTTTACCTGTACATATCTTATTTTAAGAATAGTTTATGCATTAGAACAGCGTTTACCTGTACATATCTTATTTTAAGAATAGTTTCTGTATTTAACAGCGTTTACCTGTACATATCTTATTTTAAGAATAGTTTATGTATTTAACAGCGTTTACCTGTACATATCTTATTTTAAGAATAGTTTCTGTATTAGAACAGCGTTTACCTGTACATATCTTATTTTAAGAATAGTTTCTGTATTTAACAGCGTTTACCTGTACATATCTTATTTTAAGAATAGTTTATGTATTTAACAGCGTTTACCTGTACATATCTTATTTTAAGAATAGTTTATGCATTAGAACAGCGTTTACCTGTACATATCTTATTTTAAGAATAGTTTATGCATTAGAACAGCGTTTACCTGTACAGATCTTATTTTAAGAATAGTTTATGCATTAGAACAGCGTTTACCTGTACATATCTTATTCTAAGAATAGTTTATGTATTTAACAGCGTTTACCTGTACAGATCTTATCCACCTTCAGCATGATGGCTCCTCGGTCCAGCGCCTGTCGTCTGAAAACTCCACAGAAGGTGCAGTTATTCTTCAGTCCCACCTGCTTCACTATTGCGTCCATCGTCCACCCGTACAGCTCCTCGTACGACACGATCTTCAGCGGCAGCTCGTACTGTTGCTGATTCCTCTTCACCGTCTCCAGGGAGTCGTCTCGGTAACCGGTGATCCCCTCGTCCACCGAGATGAGCATGAGTTCCAGGCCGTAGTCGTACCGCTCGTTCAGGAGTTTCATCACATGAGCCAGCACGGTGGAGTCTTTTCCTCCCGAGGCAGCGACTCCTACAATCTCCCCGGATTTGAAGAGTTTTGCTGACACGATAGTCTGATGAATCTCCTCCTCAAAGGCCCGGAAGAAGCAGTCCTTGCACAGAGAATGACCCGTTTTTGGACGTTTCAGCACGGCGCGTTTCTCCGTGCAGCTGGTGCACAAAACTGGCATGTTGGCTGTTTGAAGACGGGGGAAAAAGAACagttactagggatgggcggtatggactaaaaatgtatcacgataatttctggcatttatcccgataacaatacataaaaaaaataccaattcaacttctttctttctttctttctggctcatttctttctttctggctcatttccttccttccttccttaacgcagaaccataaaaacatcaacgggaatttatcgtttttaacgcgagatacaaattctcaccgtggggaattttttggacggtttatcgtgaacggtaaaatatcacccagtCCTAACAGTtacgctacagttttaactaaaagaaaatgtgctccaatacagcaggtctcataattttattttgaacactgtcaACACTTAAAATCTTAAAgacttaacttaaaacttaactagaatttaaaatgtgcttgacacaaatgaaagttcaattgaaacacgttagaaaaacacctaaccttttaagtgatgtgttatcaggtgtaatggcatttttaggttagaaataagaaaacttcttggtaagatcctttagttttttgagtgaaggcagtgagagaacaaattgatgttcaaacaaatcctgtttctgatttgtatttgtctttattttttataatttatttattgttctgacagctcaggtcccttttaaacaaagtatacctcttttgtgcactttatttttatacatttggcagatgtaaagcatacatgtgtatgttttctgtgttagtccatttagtttgtttttttaatcaatacttTAAAAGCTCAGGGATGTTCAAGGAGCAACCTGTTTGTGAACTTTCTGAACATTATCTGCACAGGGAATTTGCTGTCAGTTCTGTTTTCCAATAGTTggaatttaatgttttttttttatttatttttttatccgattcatcgattaatcgaaaaaATAATCGTCAGattaatcgattattaaaataatcatTAGTTGCAGTCCTACTCTTGACACCAAAATCTTATGAGCACCAATTCTGGAAAGCTTTACCATCTTTTTTACATTTGCTTGAATGTGTTTAGGTTTAAAGCTGGGTCAGTATCTCAGTAAGTTcacaaaaacacagaacagaACGGATGTCAAACATAGATGCGTTTCAGTTTATGGGGTTAATCTGTGGAATGTTTTGTAAATGGAAATTAAAGAGTGCAGTACAaaccaaatatttaaaaaaatactgaacAAGATGCtcattaagtataataatattgtaTGAGTATTTATGTAAGTGTCAGAACTTAAATAGATAATAATATGCAGTATATTGAATGTtttcaaaatacaaaaagtatatgaaatgttttacttttaattgatttactgcTCTGTATGGGTATAATTAGGAACTGACAGAAACTGATTATAAAAAGTGTAATAAGCTGAGCTTACGCCCACACCTTTTcggtcttgttttatttatatattcaatGCAATATTAGCATTAACCTCatctttatttgttgtttttattttctttcatttcttttgtatttgaattcttaatttggaaatgaccgaaataaaacaaacaaatgtccGACCATTTCCTCTAGTCATATAAGGCTGATCTAAATTACTATTGTGGCACTGGAGATCCTTAATTCCCCCATCTGAAACTTCAGTGGACTCCCAGACTTATTTAATCTAACATTTTCAATCTCATCTCAtctgtttataatatatattatcattcattcatgtctCACCTGCACCTTATAACAGCACGTATTTAATAATCTGGACTATGTacacattacacacacacgcacgcacgcacgcacgcacgcgtttatttcactgcataagcacttctggttagatgctaactgcattcCCTTGCTCTGTACTTTTAaaattgaatctaatctaatctaatttagtccaggggccagagcccaaaactTCACTGGTCAgttccactcaaggtgaccaaacctgcttatgatttttgaaaagatccatgtctgtagatgatattttagtataaaaccttcctgagtggcagctggatcagagttatcagatcatgaagttcagaaaattacattttagatgctgctgcatatcctggtttagactcatgttcaggaaatctgtcaatgtttcactgtattgtgtttggtatcattttaacgGGGaccattcaagctaagatgaatctttctgaccaacatagaggtcactgcagctctttaaactataaacaccacacatttttacaccattttcgcctaaatTATATACTATCTTTAGCCCTGTGTcacctaggaacaacagagacacaaaatacaaaaactggaatactcacaggaccataaggattcaggaaatgcataataaacccaatttagaatcatcaattaacctgaagggggttttaacctcatgagctgataactctgatccagctgccactcaggaaggttttataccagaatatcatctatagacatggatcttttcaaaaatcataagtaagtttggtcaccttgagtggtactcagtactggagttgatgaGGGGGacagcatccccccctgaaataaaaacagtccaaatcatcccccctgtaaaactgccacccctcctttccatcccttatgtcatttcatcaatgaatgtggttttactgctatttcaacatttagagtcatcaccagaaaaataacaccagaaaaataactaatttgacaattttcacctgtttcaagtaaattttcacttgaaataagtagaaaaatctgccagtgggacaagatttatcttc
This genomic interval carries:
- the ctu1 gene encoding cytoplasmic tRNA 2-thiolation protein 1, which produces MPVLCTSCTEKRAVLKRPKTGHSLCKDCFFRAFEEEIHQTIVSAKLFKSGEIVGVAASGGKDSTVLAHVMKLLNERYDYGLELMLISVDEGITGYRDDSLETVKRNQQQYELPLKIVSYEELYGWTMDAIVKQVGLKNNCTFCGVFRRQALDRGAIMLKVDKICTGHNADDVAETVLMNVLRGDIARLRRCTAISTASEGEGVVPRCKPLKYAYEKEIVLYAYFKKLDYFSTECIYSPNAYRGYARTFLKDLESIRPSSIIDIIHSGENLSVREGVKMPVQGTCHRCGYISSQTLCKSCVLLEGLNRGLPKLGIGKHHRLHDKILSQQPLTEREERKLKSVEF